The Bradyrhizobium sp. WSM471 genome includes the window CGCGCTGGATGCGTGCGAGCCTGCGGCCGACGGTGGTCTCGTCGATGCGCAGCCGCGCGCTGGCGCCGGCATAGGTGCCCTCGTCCCTGACCGCGGCGATGATGCGCAGATCGTCCCAGTTCATGGCAACGAGCCTAGCAGGCCCGACCGGCTCCTGCAAATATGCAGCCATATGCTGCAATAGTCCTGCACATTGGCAGGCGGCCACCGCGCTACTGTCGCGCCATCCGATATTCCCCAGGAAGGTCCGACCCGCATGACCGCCCCTAAAACTCTGCTTGAACTGTCCGGCGCCGATCTCACTCCGCCCAGGCTCGCCGATTCCTGCCTCGTGCTGATCGACATCCAGAACGAATATTGCGCCGGCCCGCTCGCCTTGCCGGATGCGGAGCCCGCGATCGCCGCCGCCGCGCGTCTGCTCGCCCGCGCGAGGGCGAGCGGCGCCGCGATCTTCCATATCGCGCACAAGGGACGTGCCGGCAGCCTGTTCGACCGCGAGGCCGCGCGCGGCGCGATCGTCGGCAAGCTGGCGCCGCTCGCCAGCGAAGCCGTGATCGAAAAGGCGCTACCGAACGCTTTTGCCGGCACCGACCTGCAGGGCCAGTTGGCCGCAACCGGACGCACGAACATCGTGCTGGCCGGTTTCATGACCCATATGTGCATCAGCTCGACCGCCCGCGCCGCGCTCGACCTCAGCCTGCGCACGACGATCGCAGCCGATGCCTGTGCCACACGCGATCTTCCCGACGGCCGCGGCGGAGCGATCTCGGCAAGGACCATCCACGAGGTCGCCCTGGCCGAATTGTCGGACCGGTTTGCGATCATCGCGCAAACAGAGACGTTGACCTGAAGGAGCGTGGGCGATGCTGCAACTCTATTTCTCGCCGATGGCCTGCTCGCTTGCGAGCCGCATCGCGCTGATGGAAGCGGGCCTCGATGCGCGCTATCATCCGGTCCATCTCCAGACCAAGCAGGTCGTCGACGACGGCCGCGATTTCCTCGGCGTTTCGCCGAAGGGCGCGGTGCCGGTCCTGGTGCTGGAGAATGGCGAACGGCTGACAGAAAGCGCGGCGGTGCTGCAATACATCGCCGATCTGAAGCCGCAGGCGGGCCTTGCACCCGCATTCGGCGATCCCGACCGCTATCGGCTCCAGGAATGGCTCAGCTTCATCGGGGCCGAGATCCACAAGGCGTTTTTGTTTCCGACCTTCTGGTACAAGGACGACGCCTCGCTCGCCAAGCCGCGTGCAAGGATCACGCAGACATTATCGGTGCCATCCGCGCACCTTGAGGGCCGCGAATTCCTCGTCGGCAACAGTTTTACAGTCGCGGATGCCCACCTCACCTGGGCTTTGCTGCTGCTTCGTCCCGCAGGCGTCGACATCGCGCAATGGCCATCCTTGTCGACCTATCTCGCGCGCATGCAGGCGCGGCCCGCCGTGCGGGACGCGATTGCGACCGAAATGGCGGTGCGCAAGACGATGACGGCGAGCCCGGCGTGACAGGATGTCACGGCCGCGAAATCCAAGCGTTTTCTCTGGCGGGGCATTGATGTCGGCGCGGCATGCGCTAATCTGGAGTGATATTTTTCGACATTTCCTTGGAAGGCATTCATGCGTGCTCTTTCCAGATTTTGCCTCGCCAGATTTTGCCTCGCCAGACTCTGTCTCGCCCTCCTGGCCTGCTGGCTTTTCCTTGCGCCGGCATCGGCAGAAACCCGCGTCGCGCTGGTGATCGGCAATGGCGCCTATGCCAGTACGGCGAAGCTTCCCAATCCGTCGCACGATGCCGAAGACGTCGCCGCCTCGCTCAAGCGCAGCGGCTTCGAGGTGCTCCAGGGCATCGACCTGCGCCAGGCTGACATGCAGGACCTCACCATCCGCTTCGCGCGCGCCGCGAGCAAAGCCGACGTCGCGATGTTCTACTACAGCGGCCATGCGATGCAGTACAACGGCGTGAACTATCTGATGCCTGTCGATGCCGTGCTGAGCGACGAAGCCGACCTGAAGCGATTCGTGCGGGTGGACGACATCGTGAACGATCTTCAGCAGGCCAAGAACCTGCGCATCCTCATCCTCGATTCCTGCCGCGACAATCCACTGGCCGACATGCTGAAGCGCTCTGCGACTCGCGCCGCCTCGATCGGGCGAGGCTTGTCGAAGGTCGAAGCACCGCGCGGCACGATCGTGTCGTTCTCAACCCAGTCCGGGCAGACCGCGGCCGATGGCAGTGGTCGCAACAGTCCCTACACGACGGCGTTCCTGAAGCACATCGAGGAGCCGCAGGAGATCGGCGAAGTCTTTCGCGACATCAGCAGCGACGTCTACGATTCCAGCGGCAAGACCCAGCTCCCGGAGCTGTCGCTGTCGATCATCGGCAAGTTCTACCTGAACGGACCGGTGTCGGTCACGGTGGCGCCGGCGGCGCCGCAAGCCGCACCCCGGGCTGATCCCTGCACAGCCGCAGAGGCGCACTGGAAGGCCGCGGACGGCATCGGCACCCTTGGCGCCTACGAGGACCATCTCACGAGATTCCCCAATTGCATCTTCGCCACGCTTGCCAAGGCGCGAATTGAAGGCCTGAAGCAGAAGGTGGCGCTCGCGCCTTCAGGCAACGGCCGGACCGGCGGCAGCAAGGATTATGACGGCAACTGGGACGTGACGATGAACTGCCTGGCCTCCGGCAAGGCGCAGGGCTTCACCAGGGCCCTGTCGGCCACGGTTGCGAACGGCGTGTTT containing:
- a CDS encoding glutathione S-transferase N-terminal domain-containing protein — its product is MLQLYFSPMACSLASRIALMEAGLDARYHPVHLQTKQVVDDGRDFLGVSPKGAVPVLVLENGERLTESAAVLQYIADLKPQAGLAPAFGDPDRYRLQEWLSFIGAEIHKAFLFPTFWYKDDASLAKPRARITQTLSVPSAHLEGREFLVGNSFTVADAHLTWALLLLRPAGVDIAQWPSLSTYLARMQARPAVRDAIATEMAVRKTMTASPA
- a CDS encoding cysteine hydrolase family protein, with the translated sequence MTAPKTLLELSGADLTPPRLADSCLVLIDIQNEYCAGPLALPDAEPAIAAAARLLARARASGAAIFHIAHKGRAGSLFDREAARGAIVGKLAPLASEAVIEKALPNAFAGTDLQGQLAATGRTNIVLAGFMTHMCISSTARAALDLSLRTTIAADACATRDLPDGRGGAISARTIHEVALAELSDRFAIIAQTETLT
- a CDS encoding caspase family protein; the protein is MRALSRFCLARFCLARLCLALLACWLFLAPASAETRVALVIGNGAYASTAKLPNPSHDAEDVAASLKRSGFEVLQGIDLRQADMQDLTIRFARAASKADVAMFYYSGHAMQYNGVNYLMPVDAVLSDEADLKRFVRVDDIVNDLQQAKNLRILILDSCRDNPLADMLKRSATRAASIGRGLSKVEAPRGTIVSFSTQSGQTAADGSGRNSPYTTAFLKHIEEPQEIGEVFRDISSDVYDSSGKTQLPELSLSIIGKFYLNGPVSVTVAPAAPQAAPRADPCTAAEAHWKAADGIGTLGAYEDHLTRFPNCIFATLAKARIEGLKQKVALAPSGNGRTGGSKDYDGNWDVTMNCLASGKAQGFTRALSATVANGVFHADAQGQGAVNRLEIDGQIPADGKTTLSARGTTGASTYTLNNLAPGSPYAFTVDAQFDRTRGNGKRNEARACNLVFVKR